CATACAGGCATCCTGCGCGACGCAGTGCCGCTCTTTTCCAAGCCCGCTCCCGCCCTGGCCGAGGCCCTGGTCGCCTACCGCAAGGTGCTGGACTCTGTGCATCCTCTTAAAGGAAAGCACCGCGCGGGCCTGCCCCAGGACGTGAAGCGCCTCTCCCTGGCCCTGACCGCAGAGCGCGGTCCCGGTCCCCAGACCAACTATCTGGCCAACCCGGCCAACCTGTCCGCATACCTCTATTACTTCCTGCCCTGGAACATCTACCGCCTGTCTCGCCTGCTTACCGGACTCAACTTCGACCTGAAGGACGGCGACTCGCTTTTGGACCTGGGCTGCGGACCGCTGACCCTGGCCCAGGCATTGTGGCTCGCAAGGCCCCACCTGCGTGAGCGCAAGCTGCGCCTTGTCTGCGTGGACCAGACCGGTCAGGCCATGCGTGCAGGCCTTGCGCTCTTCGACGCCCTCACCGGCGAGGCTGGCCGCAACTGGACCATCGACATCGTGCAGGCCCCGGCCCACAAGGCCCCCGGCGGGCCGTTCCAGGTGGTGGCCGCAGCCAACGCCCTGAACGAGCTGTCCAGGGGGCGCGGCGAGGAGGGCCACCACGCCATGGAGCGCATGGCCGAGATGCTCACCGGGCGCATGGCCCACGATGCGCGCCTGCTACTGGTGGAGCCGGGCACGCGCCTGGGAGGCAAGCTGCTGTCGCGCCTGCGCGATATGCTCCTGGAGGAGGGGCTCTCGCCCCTGGCTCCCTGCACCCACGCCGAGCCGTGCCCCATGCTGGCCCCGCGTTGGCGCTCCTGGTGCCACTTCGTGTTCCCGTCAGACGGCGCGCCCGAGTGGCTGACCAACCTGACGCGCGTCTCCGGCCTGGACAAGGACCGCGCCAGCCTGAGCTTCATGCATATGAGCGCCGCCGAGCCGCGCTACGACGAAGCCCGCTCCCGCGTGGTGTCGCACCGCTTCACGCTGCCCACCGGGCTCGGGGCCTACGCCTGCGACCACACCGGGCTTCGCCTGCTGACCTTCCCGGCAGCGCCGCGCGGCATGGTGTCCGGCGCGCTTCTGGAGGCCGGGCTGCCCGCGCCCAAACAGCGCGACGCCAAGACCGGAACCTGGCTTACGCCCATCCGGGACGGACGCGGCGATGCGGGTCGTTGATCTCGGGCTGATCTCCTTTGCCGAGGCCCTGGCGCTGCAGGAAGCCGCCGTGCAGGATGTCCTGGACGGCGGGGAAGAGCGCCTGTTCGTGCTGGAGCACACCCCGGTGGTCACTTTCGGCCGCCACGGGGGCGAGGCTTTCCTGCGCTTCAGCCCGGACGAGCTTCGCGCCCAGGGCATCGACTGCGCCAAGGCCACCCGGGGCGGCAGCGTCACCTGCCACTTTCCGGGGCAGGCGGTCCTCTATCCGGTGACGCGTCTGTCCGGCAGGCCGGGCGGGCTGAAGAGCTTTTTCGACGCCCTGGAACAGACCGCCATCACGGCGCTGGCCGAACTCGGCATTGAGGCCGGGCGCTCGCCGGGCCGCCCCGGCGTGTGGGTCGGGCCGCGCAAGATCGCAAGCGTTGGCGTCGGCGTTCGCCGCTGGGTGAGCTACCACGGGCTGGCCCTGAACGTGGGGCCGGACCTGTCGCTCTTTTCCATGATAACCGCCTGCGGCCTGCCCGGAGTACAGATGACCTCCGCCGCGCTGGAGCTGGAACGGCTGGGAAAACCCGCCGCACAGGCGGACATGCAGACCATGAAAGACGCGTTGGTCCGGGCCTTCCTGGACGGCGCGCGAGGCCGTGACAATGAACAGTAGCCCGCGTCTTCCCGCCTGGCTCAAGGTGAAGCCGCCCCAGGGCGAGGAGTTCTCCCGCACCGCGTCGGTAGTGGCCGGGCAGGAGCTGCACACCGTCTGCCGCCAGGCCCGCTGCCCCAACATGGCCGAGTGCTTCGGCAAGGGCGTGGCCACATTCCTTATATTAGGCGGCGTGTGCAGCCGCTCCTGCGGGTTCTGCAACATCACGCCCGG
This genomic window from Fundidesulfovibrio putealis DSM 16056 contains:
- a CDS encoding small ribosomal subunit Rsm22 family protein; amino-acid sequence: MSDDHTGILRDAVPLFSKPAPALAEALVAYRKVLDSVHPLKGKHRAGLPQDVKRLSLALTAERGPGPQTNYLANPANLSAYLYYFLPWNIYRLSRLLTGLNFDLKDGDSLLDLGCGPLTLAQALWLARPHLRERKLRLVCVDQTGQAMRAGLALFDALTGEAGRNWTIDIVQAPAHKAPGGPFQVVAAANALNELSRGRGEEGHHAMERMAEMLTGRMAHDARLLLVEPGTRLGGKLLSRLRDMLLEEGLSPLAPCTHAEPCPMLAPRWRSWCHFVFPSDGAPEWLTNLTRVSGLDKDRASLSFMHMSAAEPRYDEARSRVVSHRFTLPTGLGAYACDHTGLRLLTFPAAPRGMVSGALLEAGLPAPKQRDAKTGTWLTPIRDGRGDAGR
- the lipB gene encoding lipoyl(octanoyl) transferase LipB — its product is MRVVDLGLISFAEALALQEAAVQDVLDGGEERLFVLEHTPVVTFGRHGGEAFLRFSPDELRAQGIDCAKATRGGSVTCHFPGQAVLYPVTRLSGRPGGLKSFFDALEQTAITALAELGIEAGRSPGRPGVWVGPRKIASVGVGVRRWVSYHGLALNVGPDLSLFSMITACGLPGVQMTSAALELERLGKPAAQADMQTMKDALVRAFLDGARGRDNEQ